One Fictibacillus halophilus genomic window, CTGTTGAAGCTAAATCCAAAGACGAAGTGGGGACACTCACTCATCACTTTAACGCTATGGTTGAAAACATGCGGGGACTGATAACGTCTGTTAGTCATTCTGTTGTAACTGTTAATGAATCTACCTCTAACTTGAGCGCAGTGTCAGAAGAAACCATTGCAGCGAGCGAGGAGGTTTCGAGAGCTGTCAGAGAGATTGCTTCTGGAGCTACAACACAGGCTGAAGATGCTGATGAAACAAACCGTCGGACGATGGACTTATCGCTACAGATTGAAAAAGTAAAGAAACAAGCAGAAGAAATGACACGATTGTCCTTATTAGCTGAGGATGCAAATAAAAAAGGAATCTCGCAAATGGATGTTTTGCGTGAAAAAACGGGAGAAAGCAACCAAGTTCTGAAAAACATTGAATCTGTCATTTCTGGTCTAGCTGTTAAAGTAGAAGAGATTGAACAAGTGATTCAATCAATCACAGAGATCTCGAATCAGACCAATCTACTCGCCTTAAATGCAAGTATTGAAGCTGCTAGAGCGGGTGAGAGTGGGCGTGGTTTTGCGGTTGTTGCAGACGAGGTACGAAAATTAGCGGAACAATCTGCTATTGCAGCAGATAAAGTACGAAAGACGATCTCCGGAATCGGAGAAGAGTCGGAGCGAGCTGTAAAAGAGATGGATTACACAAAAAGAATTGCTCACGATCAAAACTTGACCGTAACAGACACAGAGTCTGCGTTTACCGAAATCTCAGGTACGATGGCTGATATGGTGAAGTCTATCGAACAGATTACGAGTGAAGTAGAAATGATCAACAATTATAAAGAGGAAGTAGTAGCGTCCATTCAAAGTATCGCAGCAGTAGCCGAACAATCTGCAGCAGCGAGTGAAGAAGTCAGCGCGTCTTCTGAAGAGCAAGTGAGGGCACTATCCACGGTTTCACAGTCGGCCGAAGAATTGAACAATGCTTCCGAAGCGCTGACTGAGATGATTAAACACTTCAAGATCTAGTAGAGTTTGCAGTTGGACAGATAAAGGCGTCAAATGGCTAGATTATCGGCTAAACCGGACAGATTATCATCCAAATCCGACAGATTAACTGCGAGAACGGACAGATTACCTTCAAAACCTAGAAACGTGTCACATAAAAAAGGAAACCGACTTCGGTTTCCTTTCTCTTTTTCTATTTTAATAGATATCTCTCTTAGAAAATGTTACGAAAGCGATGATGAATCCAGCAATTCCCCAGACCGCTAAAACGCTCATCGAGAATCCTAACGACATCCCCTCGATTGGAGTTGCCATTCCACTCACATAGTTCGTCAGGTTCAGGTTTACCATAAAGAAATATTTCGCGCTCTCCCAAGAAGATACCATGTTTGCTAGAATGGCTCCAGCGATGAGTGACGCGAGCATGATTCCCATTACAGCGGCCGTACTTCTTAACAGTACGGATAGCATGAAGGTGAGTGTTCCTACGATCATACACACATACCATACGAGTCCAAACTCCATCAGGATGTATTGCCATTGTGGAACGATATGAACATT contains:
- a CDS encoding methyl-accepting chemotaxis protein codes for the protein MFKKIQTKIMLSVSILVAITLLSVSLFSYFQTKQQLESNSNEQATSLSSEVKASTELYLKSYGDTIDRYSQDSRLINYLKTLKTNETKGLNEAWPVVDQDFKHFLDLNKNVAVLYIGAETKQFKTTPKLELPEGFDPTGRPWYQTAKQTPEKTMWTEPYEDASSGEYVVTVTKPVLDPETDEVLGVVGLDLNLAGLTSMINKTKVGFEGYPVLLDPKGMALVHPTQQGKNLSKETFIKEIYKNEKGNVSYTYQNKDRELYYTTIADTNWKLGFVYDQKELLKDAEELLNMILIFTSVAVIVALGVTYMLAKSISNPIARLQAQVQKVAEGDLTVSVEAKSKDEVGTLTHHFNAMVENMRGLITSVSHSVVTVNESTSNLSAVSEETIAASEEVSRAVREIASGATTQAEDADETNRRTMDLSLQIEKVKKQAEEMTRLSLLAEDANKKGISQMDVLREKTGESNQVLKNIESVISGLAVKVEEIEQVIQSITEISNQTNLLALNASIEAARAGESGRGFAVVADEVRKLAEQSAIAADKVRKTISGIGEESERAVKEMDYTKRIAHDQNLTVTDTESAFTEISGTMADMVKSIEQITSEVEMINNYKEEVVASIQSIAAVAEQSAAASEEVSASSEEQVRALSTVSQSAEELNNASEALTEMIKHFKI